Below is a window of Armatimonadota bacterium DNA.
GTTGCCCACGTCATCGACGTTGAGGTAATAGCCCTCCCGCGCCTCGTATAGAACCCTCCAAAGCTTTCTGCCCAATGCACCGGGCACCCGCCCCTCAAAGGTCTTGCGTTGCTTGTGGCGGACCAATCCCGCAAGGTCGTCCAGTTCGGCGAACGCCGTGGGCTGACGCACCTTGGAGGTGAGTTTGAACCGCCCGCTGGAAAATCGCCAATCGTAGACATAGAGTAGATGGGGCCCGGCATGAGGGCTGCCCAGATGCTTCGGGTAGAGCCGCACCCTGGCGCGCGCGTGGTTCGGGTCGACACGGCCGTTTGACCGGACGAACGAGCACCCGCCGCTGAGTTCCGCTTCCTCGTTGATCACCTGCTTCGCCTTCCAGCCGGTAGGACCCTTGCGAAACACGTAGAGGGTGGGCCACGTCCAGTTGCCGCCGCTATATCCCACTCCAGCCGCGCGGATCGTGTCGCCGCGCCAATAGAAATCAGCGGACGTCCAGCCCATGTCGTTCTTCCGATCGAGGTGCTGAACCCGGTTACGCCCGCCTTCGGGCCAGATGAAATAGAGTTGGCCCGGTCCCATGAACCCGTTCTCGGTCCAGAGGATGACCCCGCGCTTGTCACCCACCGTCCGAATCACGCTTTGCTTGGTATCGACGTAGAGGTCGTGCTTCTTGCCAGTCAGGATCAGGGCACGATGAAATTGGGTGCCTTGGAGCTTGACGCTCTGAAGCGCTGCTTCGAGGTCGGCAGCGAAGTCCCTCTGAGCAAGAACGATTACGACGGCAAACGCAACCATGGTCCCTTGGAACGGACGTTACCCGGCGAATCCCGAGAAGGCCCCTCTGTATGATCTGTCGACGACGCTTCCCGAAGTTAGCGGCCACGATGAGATCTCTGTTGGACAGTGCAAAGGCATGATTCCCATAGACATCGGTGGTCAGAATCCTCAGATTCCCAGAACGAATCTAGGCTGAAAATCCTTACTTAATTGTAAGATCACCAAGTGATCGGGCGCAGGAAATACAGATGAGCACGACTGAAACTCAAATCGCGACCTTCAAGCAGCGCGTCGAGTCCGATTGGGGCGGAATGGAAGCCGCTGCGGCTTGGCAGAAACACTACAAGTCGATGCGGGACCAACTGGCCCCGGTCACGCAAGCCATCGTCGAAGCCGCCAATCCGCAGTCGGGCATGAATATCCTGGACCTGGCATCGGGCACCGGAGACCCGGCGCTTTCATTGGCGCGAAGGGTGGCGCCCGGCGGCACCGTCACCGCAACCGACTTCAACCCTCACATGCTCGCGGCCCTGCGTCAGAACGCTCTCGACGAAGGCGTCGCCAACGTCTTGACGCACGATTGCGATGCACACGAGTTGCCTTTTGAGGATCATCGATTCGACATCGTCACGTCTCGGTTCGGCGTGATGTTTTGTGGCGAGCTGGATCGGGCGCTGAGCGGGGTCCGCCGAGTCTTGAAGAGCAGTGGTAGGATCGCATTCCTCGTTTGGGGTGCGCCCGCGCCTGGAACCTATTTCGGATCGGCGGTGGTGCCCTATGTCAAGCGCATGGCGGAAAAGCCTGACCCCGATGGGCCCGGACCGATGCGATTTGCAGAGCCTGGAAAGCTGGTCAAGATCGTCGAGAAGGCGGGGTTCACGGGAGTGCAAGAAGTGTCGCTGACTCTACCGACTCCCTTCCCAGGGACCGCAAGAGCCCTGCTCGACCAGTTGTTCGAGATTGCCGCTCCGTTCCGGAACCTCGCGGACGCCTTGTCACCTGGGGACCGGCGTGCCGCCGACCAAGAGGCACTGGACAACTTGACGGCATTGGAGCGAGACGGGTGGGTTCACGTGAAGGCGCCCGTCATCATCGTTACGGCCACGTCGCCGTAGGCTCGGGTTCTCCGGCTTTGAGTTGAGATTCAGTTCGAACCGCCGAACGGCTGGTCACTCGGCGCTGCCGGTCTTCTGCGAGCCGAAAATGAACATGGCCCTGGCAGCGCTGGCTTGGTCGATGAGTTCAAACCTCTTCTGATCGTTGGCAGGTGGGTGGTTGAATTGCCCGCCATAGTAGCCCTGTTCGTTGCGCCCTTGCCTCCATAGCCATTCGAGGGCAGCCTTGGCCTTCTCCCTGCGTTCGGGCGTGGGCACATAGCCCCAACTCTCGAGCAGCAGGTGTGCAAAGCGGCCCGCGTCCGCGACCTTCCCACCGACGAACCACCGCTTCTCGCTCGCGGAGGCCATCGCTTCGGCTTCTTTCGCGTACCGCCCTTCGCGCGTAGCTTTGTAGAGCATCGCCGCGGTGCGGATCATCAGCGCGGTGTTGTAGGACCACTTGGTCTTCTCGACTTTGCCGTCCAGGCCGACGTTGTCCCAGAAAAGAAGATCTGTCGGGTCCTGAAGGCGTCCCTTGGTCCAAGCGTAGAGAGTCTTGGCCATTTCAAGCAGACCCGGGTCTTTGGTCTTCTCCCATACCGCCAGACAAGCCGCTGCCGACGGGGCATTTGAGCACGTGTTCTTGCTCTTCTTGTCGCTCTCGCGCCAATAGATGCCGCCGCCAAGCTTGTCGTCCTGGCCGCTCAGAACGAACTTGAGCGCCGCTTCAGCCTGCTTCAGAATTGACTTGTCCTGGAGCACGCCGCATGTCTCCACGAGCGCCAATACCATCCAGGCGTTGTCGTCGTAGTAGCGGTCTGGCGCAGCGGGGGTCGTGGCATGACCGTCCCGGTAATGGTCACTGGGTGATGCTTCAGTGCTGACTTGGAGTGCGAGATCATGACCGGGACGGTCATGCCACGCTTGATGCCTCTTCGAGCCAGGTAACACGTCGTACCCCGCCACCGGGCTCGCCGTGTTCCAGTAGGCTCTCGAGGCGTCGACGAGCTTCCGTAGGTCGGCCTTCCACTCGGGATCGGCCTTTGCCGCGCCGTTCATCGCGCTCAGCAGCACCCCAAGTCCCCAATTGAACACGGGCTGCGGTTTTTTGCCAGGCTCAAGGGCATCGCAGTATCCCGGTATCGCGTCGATCCGATACTCCTTCCGAATGAGCGCCATGGTCTTGAGCCCCCAGTCCGTCATCTCAGAGGGACTTCCGGGGGTCAGCATGATGGCAGCCAAAGCGCAGAGCACACGCTCATTATGCCGGCAGGGGAGCAAGCACGTAGATGATCCACGGCGCCACCCGGGTCTCGTTGACCCAAGCGATCGGTTCATCAGCTCTGCCCAAGGGTCTATAGGTGGCTTCGATCTGAAGTCCCGCTTCTCGGTAGAAGCACTCGTAGTCCTCGTGAAGGCAGAGCACATCGGAGACCGGCCGCTGATCTTCGACGTCGAGCATCACGGTGTAGACCGTGTCGCCGCTCTTTGCTTTGAAGTTGCTTTCGAAATGAGTGGTCCGAAACGACGCCCAATCGTGGGTGTAGATGTCAGGGGTCGAAACAAGACTGACAA
It encodes the following:
- a CDS encoding class I SAM-dependent methyltransferase is translated as MSTTETQIATFKQRVESDWGGMEAAAAWQKHYKSMRDQLAPVTQAIVEAANPQSGMNILDLASGTGDPALSLARRVAPGGTVTATDFNPHMLAALRQNALDEGVANVLTHDCDAHELPFEDHRFDIVTSRFGVMFCGELDRALSGVRRVLKSSGRIAFLVWGAPAPGTYFGSAVVPYVKRMAEKPDPDGPGPMRFAEPGKLVKIVEKAGFTGVQEVSLTLPTPFPGTARALLDQLFEIAAPFRNLADALSPGDRRAADQEALDNLTALERDGWVHVKAPVIIVTATSP